In Metarhizium brunneum chromosome 3, complete sequence, a genomic segment contains:
- the mrp7 gene encoding mitochondrial 54S ribosomal protein bL27m — translation MQRPLLAVAANCVGVARPTVTGLASLGSAQWANVLAWGRRHASVKAQGAYKKKSKRGIPKKLGAKRTGDQYVIPGNIIYKQRGTHWWPGENCIMGRDHTIHAMATGYVKYYRNPSLHPDRKYIGVVFDKADTLPHPQHAERKRRLNMTAFPIRAAAEKPALSPSGIPFEVTRVEAGEPDRILKLRSDYSYREDNWRIGRLAKTTGLRTKRFRTRKQWFRHRRWRRERELEGQRKAEKNRAESGETKSVKAVSKKAAKKEAKKAAKKNK, via the exons ATGCAGCGGCccttgttggccgtggctgCTAACTGCGTTGGAGTTGCCCGACCGACTGTTACGGGACTTGCTTCTTTGGGGAGCGCTCAATGGGCGAATGTGCTGGCTTGGGGGAGACGACACGCTTCGGTCAAGGCGCAGGGCGCttataagaagaagagcaagaggGGTATTCCGAAGAAGCTGGGAGCCAAGAGGACTGGAG ACCAGTATGTCATCCCCGGCAACATCATCTACAAACAGCGAGGCACGCACTGGTGGCCGGGCGAGAACTGCATCATGGGCCGCGACCACACCATccacgccatggccacgggctACGTCAAGTACTACCGCAACCCGTCGCTGCACCCGGACCGCAAATACATTGGCGTTGTCTTCGACAAGGCAGACACGCTGCCGCACCCGCAGCACGCTGAGCGCAAGCGCCGCCTCAACATGACTGCCTTTCCCATCCGcgcggcggccgagaagcCCGCCCTGTCGCCCTCTGGGATCCCCTTCGAGGTGACTCGCGTCGAGGCCGGGGAGCCGGACAGGATCCTGAAGCTGCGGTCCGACTACAGCTACCGCGAGGACAACTGGCGCATCGgacggctggccaagacgacgggGCTGCGGACGAAGCGGTTCAGGACGCGGAAGCAGTGGTTTAGGCACCGGCGGtggaggagggagagggagctCGAGGGCCAGAGGAAGGCGGAGAAAAATCGGGCGGAGAGTGGAGAGACGAAGAGCGTCAAGGCTGTCAGcaagaaggcggccaagaaagaggccaagaaggctgctAAGAAGAACaaataa